Proteins encoded together in one Campylobacter concisus window:
- a CDS encoding LL-diaminopimelate aminotransferase, protein MFDEIRFNTIERLPNYVFAEVNAIKMAARRAGEDIIDFSMGNPEGRTPQHIVDKLCESAQKDKTHGYSASAGIYKLRLAICNWYKRKYGVNLDPETEAVATMGSKEGFVHLAQAVINPGDVAIVPDPAYPIHTQAFLFAGGSVAKMPLHYNDKFELDENKFFENLIQTIHASSPKPKYVVVNFPHNPTTVTVQKSFYERLVSIAKQERFYIISDIAYADLTFDGYKTPSIFEVEGAKDVAVECYTLSKSYNMAGWRVGFMCGNKRLCAALKKIKSWVDYGMFTPIQVSATVALDGDQSCVEEIRQIYEKRRDVMIEAFAQAGWELKKPNASMFIWAKLPPKVSHLGSLEFSKQLLTKASVAVSPGIGFGEGGNDYVRLALIENENRIRQAARNIKKYLKEFE, encoded by the coding sequence GTGTTTGATGAGATAAGATTTAATACAATTGAGCGTTTACCAAACTACGTTTTTGCCGAAGTAAATGCTATAAAAATGGCAGCACGCAGAGCTGGCGAGGACATCATCGACTTTTCTATGGGTAACCCAGAAGGCAGAACACCACAGCACATCGTCGATAAACTATGCGAAAGCGCGCAAAAAGACAAGACCCACGGCTACTCAGCCAGTGCTGGAATTTATAAGCTTCGCCTTGCCATTTGCAACTGGTACAAGAGAAAATACGGCGTAAATTTAGACCCAGAAACTGAAGCAGTAGCCACAATGGGCAGCAAAGAGGGCTTTGTGCATCTTGCTCAAGCCGTGATAAACCCAGGCGACGTGGCTATCGTGCCTGATCCTGCATACCCGATACACACGCAAGCGTTTTTATTTGCTGGCGGAAGCGTCGCAAAGATGCCACTTCACTACAACGATAAATTTGAGCTAGACGAGAATAAATTTTTTGAAAATTTGATCCAGACGATACACGCAAGCTCGCCAAAGCCAAAATATGTAGTCGTAAATTTCCCTCACAATCCAACGACCGTGACCGTGCAAAAGAGCTTTTACGAGCGCCTTGTAAGCATCGCAAAGCAAGAGAGATTTTACATCATCTCAGATATCGCTTATGCGGATCTTACATTTGATGGCTACAAAACGCCAAGCATCTTTGAAGTTGAAGGCGCAAAAGATGTCGCAGTCGAGTGCTACACTCTTTCAAAAAGCTACAACATGGCAGGCTGGAGAGTTGGCTTCATGTGCGGAAACAAGAGACTTTGCGCTGCGCTTAAAAAGATAAAATCATGGGTTGATTACGGCATGTTTACGCCTATTCAAGTCTCAGCCACGGTCGCACTTGACGGCGATCAAAGCTGCGTTGAAGAGATACGCCAAATTTATGAAAAAAGAAGAGATGTGATGATAGAGGCCTTTGCTCAGGCTGGTTGGGAGCTTAAAAAGCCAAATGCCAGCATGTTTATCTGGGCGAAACTTCCACCAAAGGTGAGCCACTTAGGCAGTCTTGAGTTTTCAAAGCAGCTTCTTACAAAGGCTTCAGTTGCAGTTAGTCCAGGCATTGGTTTTGGCGAGGGCGGAAACGACTATGTGCGCTTAGCTCTTATCGAAAATGAAAATAGGATAAGACAAGCAGCAAGAAATATAAAAAAATATTTGAAAGAATTTGAATGA
- a CDS encoding phosphatidylglycerophosphate synthase: MNELENLKEIGIKEISRKTHIEPTFLQYIFDKNFEKLSRLNMRGYAKILQREYGVDLSELLAEYDAFMQENMPDESKKTKVSPKISSYTPEDVSIQRQSSGGGAGFLFWIIILAIIAGGAYYFDAYKYVQNFIASLNEDNTSVSYSQSSIVNEVKKNIIDTNVTISQNTPKIDANASSVKISAPAEQNMTVSPASVDQNALKPSMAAQPAPKIEQNVTKPLNEAIITPKQRVWIGIINLENGQKTSSDTSKSVNINLDQRQLVVCGNGNIELKIGDKVTKYNPSRPARFLVENGDMKFLTYDEFVEMNKGKSW, translated from the coding sequence ATGAATGAATTAGAAAATTTAAAAGAGATAGGCATAAAGGAAATTTCGCGTAAAACGCACATTGAACCCACATTTTTACAATACATTTTTGACAAAAATTTTGAAAAATTATCACGCTTAAACATGAGAGGTTACGCCAAAATTTTACAGCGTGAGTATGGCGTCGATCTTAGCGAACTTCTCGCTGAATACGACGCTTTCATGCAAGAAAATATGCCTGATGAGAGCAAAAAAACAAAAGTTAGCCCAAAAATTTCTTCTTACACACCTGAAGATGTCTCGATCCAAAGGCAAAGTAGCGGTGGCGGGGCTGGATTTTTATTCTGGATCATCATTTTAGCTATCATCGCTGGCGGTGCTTACTACTTTGATGCTTACAAATACGTCCAAAATTTCATAGCAAGCTTAAATGAAGACAACACAAGCGTGAGCTACTCGCAATCAAGCATCGTAAATGAAGTGAAGAAAAATATAATCGACACAAACGTAACGATCTCTCAAAACACTCCAAAGATCGATGCAAACGCTTCAAGCGTGAAAATTTCAGCTCCAGCTGAGCAAAACATGACTGTAAGTCCTGCTAGCGTTGATCAAAATGCCCTAAAACCTAGCATGGCAGCCCAGCCAGCTCCAAAAATAGAGCAAAACGTGACAAAACCGCTAAATGAAGCGATCATCACACCAAAACAACGCGTTTGGATAGGCATCATCAACCTTGAAAATGGTCAAAAAACATCAAGCGACACAAGCAAAAGTGTCAATATAAATTTAGACCAAAGACAGCTAGTCGTTTGCGGAAATGGCAACATCGAGCTTAAGATCGGCGACAAAGTGACAAAGTATAACCCAAGCCGTCCAGCTAGATTTTTAGTAGAAAATGGCGATATGAAATTTTTAACTTATGACGAGTTTGTCGAGATGAATAAGGGCAAATCTTGGTAA
- the rlmB gene encoding 23S rRNA (guanosine(2251)-2'-O)-methyltransferase RlmB has product MIIYGKQLFLHILNKRPQILEEIYLSKECDKKLFSKICGTGKKIIRVDNQKAQSMAHGGNHQGFLASVSEFEFSDISELKKLNFIAVLYGISDVGNIGAIARSAYALGCEGLVIVTKSVNMQGVLRSSSGAAYEIPIAIFEDGLSLLNELKQCGFRLYATASNGKNIKEMKFAGKRALVMGSEGEGIPQKALAKCDECVGIKLKDGWDSLNVSAAFAIICDRMIDE; this is encoded by the coding sequence ATGATAATATACGGAAAACAGCTATTTTTACATATTTTGAACAAGCGCCCACAGATCCTAGAAGAGATCTATCTCTCAAAAGAGTGTGATAAAAAACTCTTCTCTAAAATTTGTGGCACTGGCAAGAAGATCATCCGCGTGGATAATCAAAAAGCTCAGTCGATGGCGCATGGCGGCAACCATCAAGGTTTCTTAGCAAGCGTTAGCGAGTTTGAGTTTTCAGACATTAGCGAGCTAAAAAAGCTAAATTTCATCGCCGTGCTTTATGGCATAAGTGACGTCGGAAACATCGGTGCCATCGCTAGAAGTGCCTATGCTCTAGGCTGCGAAGGACTTGTCATCGTTACAAAAAGTGTAAATATGCAAGGCGTTTTAAGGTCAAGTAGCGGTGCTGCTTACGAGATACCAATAGCGATCTTTGAAGACGGACTTAGCCTGCTAAACGAGCTAAAACAGTGTGGTTTTAGGCTCTACGCGACGGCAAGCAACGGCAAAAATATAAAAGAGATGAAATTTGCTGGCAAAAGGGCTTTGGTGATGGGCTCAGAGGGTGAAGGCATACCGCAAAAAGCTCTAGCAAAGTGCGATGAGTGCGTCGGTATCAAGCTAAAAGATGGCTGGGACTCCCTAAATGTAAGTGCAGCTTTTGCGATAATTTGTGATAGGATGATAGATGAATGA
- the rsmI gene encoding 16S rRNA (cytidine(1402)-2'-O)-methyltransferase — translation MLYFVPTPIGNLEDISLRAIKILRECEIAICEDTRVCKGLVNLLNERFDANINISNFIPLHTHNEDDFFANLNDEIWSKNIAYMSDAGMPGISDPGVSLVRYAQKNDIKYEILSGANAALLSVVASGLCDKEFVFLGFLPNTGRDRALAIQNALSLAYPAVIYESPKRILSLVQSVANLEPEREIFAIKEATKKFETKFKDNAQNLAQILEKANLNGEWAVVISKSANIATQNITKDEIISLDIAPKAKAKLLSKITGEEVKKIYDELIKA, via the coding sequence TTGCTCTACTTTGTTCCTACTCCAATAGGAAATTTAGAAGATATCTCGCTTCGTGCCATCAAAATTTTGCGTGAATGCGAGATAGCTATCTGCGAAGATACAAGAGTTTGCAAAGGTCTTGTAAATCTGCTAAACGAACGCTTTGACGCAAATATAAATATCTCAAATTTTATCCCGCTTCACACCCACAACGAAGATGATTTTTTTGCAAATTTAAATGATGAAATTTGGAGCAAAAATATAGCTTATATGAGCGATGCTGGCATGCCAGGCATAAGCGATCCAGGCGTTAGCCTAGTAAGATACGCTCAAAAAAATGATATCAAATATGAAATTTTAAGCGGAGCAAACGCTGCACTTCTAAGCGTAGTCGCCAGCGGACTTTGCGATAAAGAGTTTGTTTTTTTAGGATTTTTACCAAATACTGGCAGAGATAGGGCTTTAGCCATACAAAACGCTCTAAGCTTAGCCTATCCAGCTGTGATCTATGAAAGCCCAAAACGCATATTAAGCTTAGTGCAAAGCGTTGCAAATTTAGAGCCAGAAAGAGAAATCTTTGCCATAAAAGAGGCTACCAAAAAATTTGAGACCAAATTTAAAGATAATGCTCAAAATTTAGCCCAAATTTTAGAAAAAGCAAATTTAAACGGCGAGTGGGCAGTGGTCATCTCAAAAAGTGCGAATATAGCCACTCAAAATATCACAAAAGATGAGATCATCTCGCTTGACATCGCCCCAAAAGCAAAGGCAAAACTGCTTAGCAAAATAACTGGCGAAGAGGTCAAAAAGATATACGACGAGCTCATAAAAGCATAA
- the rpmE gene encoding 50S ribosomal protein L31, whose protein sequence is MKKEIHPEYVDCTVTCACGNTFKTKSNKSEIRIDICDKCHPFFTGSEKIVDSAGRVEKFKKKYAQK, encoded by the coding sequence ATGAAAAAAGAGATCCATCCAGAGTATGTAGATTGCACCGTAACTTGCGCGTGTGGCAACACTTTTAAGACAAAGTCAAACAAAAGCGAAATCAGAATTGACATTTGCGACAAGTGCCACCCATTTTTCACAGGCAGCGAAAAGATAGTTGATAGCGCTGGCCGTGTTGAGAAATTTAAGAAAAAATACGCTCAAAAATAA
- a CDS encoding 16S rRNA (uracil(1498)-N(3))-methyltransferase: MKFLYDKNAGEERLKIVNEAFLHLKARRVETGERISVRNLRDGKEYIYEINEIERRSANLSLIFASLNCEHKFDFTIAWAVIDPKTIEKALPFLNELGVGKIAFVYTKFSQANFKIDLEKLNYINALSCEQCGRTSLMEFEIYKNLDELMNVYKNVSAINFGGKNLNEKRDDEILIIGPEGGFSEDETAKFKNIYGLNTKNILRSQTAVISVAAKFLA; this comes from the coding sequence ATGAAATTTTTATATGATAAAAACGCTGGCGAAGAGCGCTTAAAAATAGTAAATGAGGCCTTTTTGCACCTAAAAGCTAGAAGGGTTGAGACAGGTGAGCGCATAAGTGTTAGAAATTTACGCGACGGCAAAGAGTACATCTACGAGATCAATGAGATAGAGCGCAGAAGTGCAAATTTAAGTCTTATCTTTGCTAGTCTAAACTGCGAGCATAAATTTGACTTTACCATCGCTTGGGCTGTCATTGATCCAAAGACGATCGAAAAGGCGCTGCCATTTTTAAATGAGCTTGGCGTTGGCAAGATCGCCTTTGTCTATACTAAATTTTCTCAAGCAAATTTCAAGATCGACCTTGAAAAGCTAAACTACATAAACGCACTTTCATGCGAGCAGTGCGGGAGAACGTCGCTAATGGAGTTTGAAATTTACAAAAATTTAGACGAGCTAATGAACGTTTATAAAAATGTCTCAGCCATAAATTTTGGTGGCAAAAATTTAAACGAAAAAAGAGATGATGAGATATTGATAATCGGTCCAGAGGGCGGATTTAGCGAGGATGAGACGGCTAAATTTAAAAATATCTACGGCCTAAATACAAAAAATATCTTAAGATCACAGACCGCAGTCATATCTGTGGCGGCAAAATTTCTTGCCTGA
- a CDS encoding 6-pyruvoyl trahydropterin synthase family protein produces the protein MIIRKLFRFENAHIVRFCSSKRCRTSIHGHSYVAEILLSSNFLDNAGMVYDFGLMKQNIKTIIDSFDHATTIYSGDSDEYKNDLKKHSARWIEIPLNPSAEQFCRIFFVMIERLLELSVMSNGEREVKLHSVIVHETDTGYAQCFKEDAINPQMGEIRLSDIKFSEAVIDEWEDKNLLEKMINKIKIENPKDV, from the coding sequence ATGATTATTAGAAAACTTTTTAGATTTGAAAATGCGCATATCGTGAGATTTTGTAGCTCAAAGCGCTGCAGGACGAGCATCCACGGTCACAGCTATGTAGCAGAAATTTTACTTAGCTCAAATTTTCTTGATAACGCTGGCATGGTCTATGACTTTGGGCTGATGAAGCAAAACATAAAGACGATAATCGATAGCTTTGATCACGCTACGACCATATATTCAGGCGATAGTGACGAATACAAAAACGACCTTAAAAAGCACTCTGCAAGGTGGATCGAGATCCCGCTAAATCCCAGTGCAGAGCAGTTTTGCCGTATATTTTTTGTCATGATCGAGAGACTGCTTGAGCTTAGCGTGATGAGTAACGGCGAGCGCGAAGTGAAGCTTCATAGCGTCATCGTGCATGAGACTGATACTGGCTATGCGCAGTGCTTCAAAGAGGACGCGATAAACCCACAAATGGGCGAGATAAGGCTTAGTGATATCAAATTTTCAGAGGCCGTTATAGACGAGTGGGAAGATAAAAATTTACTTGAAAAGATGATAAATAAGATAAAAATAGAAAATCCAAAGGACGTTTAA
- a CDS encoding 7-carboxy-7-deazaguanine synthase QueE has product MSKELELVEAFLSIQGEGAYQGRLAVFLRFLGCNLNCFGFGVKTRSLKTGEELLGCDSIRAVFKGHFHHKRYSTDEILSLVDGLCKGLEQKPIVVLTGGEPLIWHQNENFINLVRNLLINYEVHFETNGTILVDFDKFEIYKNCHFALGVKLANSGVSEQKRINLDAILAIKNNAKSSFLKFVLSRFDKSELEEILYIKNRANLPVWCMAMGANEDELSKNALKTAQFAIKHGFNYSERIHIRLWGDKEGV; this is encoded by the coding sequence ATGAGCAAAGAGCTAGAATTAGTTGAGGCATTTTTAAGCATCCAAGGCGAGGGCGCTTATCAGGGCAGGCTCGCTGTGTTTTTACGCTTTTTGGGCTGCAACCTAAACTGCTTTGGCTTTGGCGTAAAGACAAGGTCTTTAAAAACAGGCGAAGAGCTTTTGGGATGCGATAGCATAAGAGCCGTTTTTAAGGGACATTTTCACCACAAAAGATATAGCACAGATGAAATTTTAAGTCTAGTTGATGGGCTTTGTAAAGGCTTAGAGCAAAAGCCGATCGTCGTTTTAACAGGCGGCGAACCACTCATCTGGCATCAAAATGAAAATTTCATAAATTTGGTAAGAAATTTGCTTATAAACTACGAGGTGCATTTTGAGACAAATGGCACGATCTTGGTTGATTTTGATAAATTTGAAATTTATAAAAACTGCCATTTTGCACTTGGCGTAAAACTAGCAAATAGCGGAGTTAGCGAGCAAAAACGCATAAATTTAGATGCCATTTTAGCTATAAAAAATAACGCAAAAAGCAGCTTTTTAAAATTTGTCCTCTCGCGCTTTGACAAAAGTGAGCTAGAGGAAATTTTATATATAAAAAATAGAGCAAATTTGCCAGTTTGGTGCATGGCGATGGGTGCAAATGAGGACGAGCTAAGCAAAAATGCTCTAAAAACAGCGCAGTTTGCCATAAAGCATGGATTTAACTACTCAGAGCGTATCCACATCAGGCTTTGGGGCGACAAAGAGGGTGTTTGA
- the moaA gene encoding GTP 3',8-cyclase MoaA, whose protein sequence is MLIDKYGRVVDYLRISVTQRCNFRCRYCMPTTPFSWTPKENLLTFEELFLFVKVAIDEGVKKIRITGGEPLVRKDLDVFIKMISDYKPDIDLALTTNGFMLPHFAKRLKDAGLKRINMSLDTLNEQKAKFIAQKSVLHEVLAGFEAALDAGLKVKINTVALKGFNDDELVNLLEFAKFRNSQIRFIEYMENSHAKEDLKGLKSDEILKIISQKYNVTKDEKLPNAPASIYRLDDGYKFGIIDPHKHDFCESCNRIRLSAEGLLIPCLYFEDALSIKKAVANGDIVAASEILRQVLANKPKENKWALGAENETSSRAFYQTGG, encoded by the coding sequence ATGCTAATAGATAAATATGGTCGGGTTGTTGATTATTTAAGAATTTCTGTGACGCAGCGTTGCAATTTTAGATGTAGATATTGCATGCCTACTACGCCATTTAGTTGGACACCAAAAGAAAATTTACTGACATTTGAAGAGCTATTTTTATTTGTAAAAGTAGCTATCGATGAGGGTGTGAAAAAGATCAGGATCACAGGCGGCGAGCCACTCGTGCGCAAGGATCTGGACGTCTTTATAAAGATGATAAGCGATTATAAGCCAGACATCGATCTAGCGCTTACGACAAATGGCTTCATGCTGCCACACTTTGCCAAAAGGCTAAAGGACGCTGGTCTAAAGCGCATAAATATGTCGCTTGATACGCTAAATGAGCAAAAAGCTAAATTTATCGCTCAAAAGAGCGTCTTACATGAGGTTTTAGCTGGCTTTGAGGCAGCACTTGACGCTGGGCTAAAGGTGAAGATAAACACGGTCGCGCTAAAAGGCTTTAACGACGATGAGCTAGTAAATTTGCTTGAGTTTGCTAAATTTAGAAACTCTCAGATCAGATTTATCGAATATATGGAGAATTCGCACGCCAAAGAGGATCTAAAAGGGCTAAAAAGCGATGAAATTTTAAAGATCATCTCGCAAAAATATAACGTCACAAAAGATGAAAAATTGCCAAACGCACCTGCGTCTATTTATAGGCTTGATGACGGCTATAAATTTGGCATCATTGACCCTCATAAACACGACTTTTGCGAGAGTTGCAACCGCATCAGACTAAGTGCTGAAGGGCTTTTGATACCTTGCCTTTATTTTGAAGATGCACTAAGTATCAAAAAAGCAGTTGCAAATGGCGACATCGTTGCAGCAAGCGAGATCTTAAGGCAAGTGCTAGCTAATAAGCCAAAAGAGAACAAATGGGCCCTAGGAGCTGAAAATGAAACCTCTTCAAGGGCCTTTTACCAAACTGGTGGTTGA
- a CDS encoding DUF6115 domain-containing protein, which produces MEIYIFLGFGIVLAIIIALIFIKDSETNKKFTRYERAIESAIQENYNLKKQLAALASFKSDDDEQLKDVKDELKEQINEQINEKIVPIIRAIKSIERVIDDFANEQKDRMFNLEERTRDINKIAPSVINEEEQILKMFKDGKSAAMIAKDLHVGMGRVEFVLKFHKLA; this is translated from the coding sequence ATGGAAATTTACATTTTTTTAGGTTTTGGCATCGTTTTAGCGATAATAATAGCTTTGATATTTATAAAAGATAGCGAGACAAATAAGAAATTTACAAGATATGAGCGTGCCATAGAGAGCGCCATACAAGAAAACTATAATCTCAAAAAGCAGCTAGCCGCACTGGCAAGCTTTAAGTCTGATGATGATGAGCAGCTAAAAGATGTAAAAGATGAGCTAAAAGAGCAGATAAATGAGCAGATAAATGAAAAAATCGTGCCGATAATCCGCGCTATAAAGAGCATCGAGCGAGTGATCGATGACTTTGCAAACGAGCAAAAAGATAGGATGTTTAACCTTGAAGAGCGAACAAGAGATATCAATAAAATCGCCCCAAGCGTCATCAACGAAGAAGAGCAAATTCTAAAGATGTTTAAAGATGGCAAAAGCGCAGCCATGATCGCTAAAGATCTTCACGTGGGTATGGGGCGAGTTGAATTTGTGCTTAAATTTCATAAATTAGCCTAA
- the mqnP gene encoding menaquinone biosynthesis prenyltransferase MqnP, translating into MIKKLKDIAELIVFKHSVFALPFIFVAMIVASKIENGSAWFGFKLLILGTICAVSARNFAMAFNRYQDEDIDKLNPRTASRPSVDGRIGKGNMQLFIAANALIFIICAYFVNSLAFWLSFPILAVLGGYSLFKRFSELAHLVLGLSLGLAPIAGVVAVSAAIPLWSVLLCLGVTFWVAGFDLLYSLQDMKFDQENKLFSIPAIYGDKATLFLSAIFHALAFILWLLFAWAAGLGAMAFFGIVVSGVILFFEHRIVRRDFSKIDRAFFTLNGYLGILFFIFVWISVL; encoded by the coding sequence ATGATCAAAAAGCTAAAAGATATCGCAGAACTCATCGTTTTTAAGCACTCGGTTTTTGCCCTGCCCTTTATCTTTGTGGCGATGATAGTTGCGAGCAAGATAGAAAATGGCTCGGCTTGGTTTGGCTTTAAACTGCTTATTTTAGGCACTATTTGCGCAGTCAGCGCTAGAAATTTCGCCATGGCGTTTAACAGATATCAAGACGAGGACATCGACAAGCTAAACCCACGCACCGCAAGCCGCCCAAGCGTAGATGGGCGCATCGGCAAGGGCAATATGCAGCTGTTTATCGCAGCAAACGCGCTTATATTTATCATCTGCGCCTATTTTGTAAATTCGCTCGCATTTTGGCTGAGCTTCCCTATCCTTGCCGTGCTTGGCGGATATTCGCTATTTAAGCGATTTAGCGAGCTAGCGCACTTAGTACTTGGACTTAGTCTTGGACTTGCTCCGATCGCTGGCGTGGTCGCAGTGAGCGCTGCTATACCGCTTTGGAGCGTGCTACTTTGCCTTGGTGTGACATTTTGGGTGGCTGGATTTGACCTGCTTTACTCGCTTCAAGATATGAAATTTGACCAAGAAAACAAGCTCTTTAGCATACCAGCCATTTATGGCGACAAGGCGACACTGTTTTTGTCAGCCATTTTTCACGCCTTAGCTTTTATACTTTGGCTACTTTTTGCTTGGGCGGCTGGGCTTGGAGCGATGGCGTTTTTTGGCATTGTGGTAAGCGGCGTGATATTATTTTTCGAGCATAGGATCGTAAGGCGCGACTTTAGCAAGATAGACAGGGCGTTTTTCACGCTAAATGGCTACTTGGGAATTTTATTTTTCATCTTTGTTTGGATCAGTGTATTATGA
- a CDS encoding NAD(P)/FAD-dependent oxidoreductase, whose translation MSKIAIIGDGFSALFTALELAKKGEEILVISNQKDEFESGILTPFNTPALARDGAISSSFLGLVSKKSELDIALCLNENFRAWMANFTLKSTKAHDKKMRILFKKFGQKSFEILRELNEKYPQIKFDESGVYLIFSEDEIFKKRLDEMKVADSEQEILSVDSELANFGLINKNIKGALNLAKNASIDAVELKKALVSELNELGVQFINDEIYELKTHGQAVQKAVGSAGEYEADSFVVASRNLELSSKLGTNLSAILAKFYTIDLVLSEGQIPKKPIILNDMFAKIYPTKNGVTIITNLQVGAIDTLVKTEKINAFLNELKRHLGISELKEPSFRANFVLLSSNDKPAIGRDETYQNLLYNQAYGLNELSFAPHFAGVLADLLKEGKSNEQSDEVLLFSSLYEG comes from the coding sequence ATGAGTAAAATAGCGATTATCGGAGATGGTTTTAGTGCGTTATTTACGGCGCTTGAGCTAGCTAAAAAGGGTGAGGAAATTTTAGTTATTAGTAACCAAAAAGATGAGTTTGAAAGCGGAATTTTAACCCCATTTAACACCCCAGCGCTCGCAAGAGATGGAGCGATATCTAGCTCATTTTTGGGGCTTGTTAGTAAAAAAAGCGAGCTTGATATAGCGCTTTGCTTAAATGAAAACTTTAGAGCTTGGATGGCTAATTTCACGCTTAAATCAACAAAGGCTCACGACAAAAAGATGAGAATTTTGTTTAAAAAATTTGGACAAAAGAGCTTTGAAATTTTAAGAGAGCTAAACGAAAAATATCCGCAGATAAAATTTGATGAGAGTGGCGTTTATCTCATCTTTAGCGAGGATGAGATCTTTAAAAAAAGGCTTGATGAGATGAAAGTCGCTGATAGCGAGCAAGAAATTTTAAGCGTGGATAGTGAGCTAGCAAATTTTGGTCTGATAAATAAAAATATAAAAGGCGCGCTAAATTTAGCTAAAAACGCAAGCATCGACGCGGTTGAGCTAAAAAAGGCGCTTGTTAGCGAGCTAAATGAGCTTGGAGTGCAGTTTATAAACGATGAAATTTATGAGCTAAAAACGCATGGGCAAGCCGTGCAAAAGGCTGTTGGCAGTGCTGGCGAGTACGAGGCTGATAGCTTTGTAGTGGCTAGTAGAAATTTGGAGCTTTCAAGCAAGCTTGGGACAAATTTAAGCGCCATTTTGGCTAAATTTTACACGATAGACCTTGTGCTAAGCGAGGGTCAGATCCCTAAAAAACCGATCATTTTAAATGATATGTTTGCCAAAATTTATCCAACGAAAAATGGCGTCACGATCATCACAAATTTACAAGTGGGCGCGATCGATACGCTTGTAAAAACAGAGAAGATCAACGCATTTTTAAACGAGCTAAAAAGGCATCTTGGCATAAGCGAGCTAAAAGAGCCTAGTTTTAGGGCAAATTTCGTCCTTCTTAGCTCAAACGACAAGCCAGCGATCGGACGCGATGAGACATATCAAAATTTACTCTACAACCAAGCGTATGGGCTAAACGAACTAAGCTTTGCACCGCACTTTGCAGGCGTTTTGGCTGATCTTTTAAAAGAGGGCAAAAGTAACGAGCAAAGTGATGAAGTTTTGCTATTTAGCTCACTTTATGAGGGTTAA
- the miaA gene encoding tRNA (adenosine(37)-N6)-dimethylallyltransferase MiaA produces the protein MFGELALIGTTASGKSDLAFELAKEFEGVILSLDSLALYKEIDIASAKPKPWQLGAVRHFGVDEIYPDEEFSVGAFFEIYKNAKEFARSQGCPLIITGGSGFYLKAMLSGLAPDVPKCELNLSNEEIYELALQNDPEFASKFSQNDSYRLEKWYQIYKFSGQIPSIWLKQNTKESVIKELAIFEILWDKDELRARIAKRTKNMLDEGLIDEAKFLFDKYKSEPKPLKSIGLKECKKFLEGEISKSELETLIATHTAQLAKRQRTFNRSQFEKKFVGDLAQTRDEILKFLGSV, from the coding sequence TTGTTTGGCGAGCTAGCACTAATTGGCACCACGGCAAGCGGCAAGAGCGATCTAGCCTTTGAGCTAGCAAAGGAGTTTGAGGGCGTCATCTTAAGCCTTGACTCGCTTGCGCTTTATAAAGAGATAGATATCGCCAGCGCAAAGCCAAAGCCTTGGCAGCTTGGAGCTGTGAGGCACTTTGGGGTGGATGAAATTTACCCTGATGAGGAATTTAGCGTTGGGGCATTTTTTGAAATTTATAAAAATGCAAAGGAATTTGCGCGCTCGCAAGGCTGCCCGCTCATCATCACAGGAGGCAGTGGCTTTTATCTAAAGGCGATGCTTAGCGGCCTTGCGCCAGACGTGCCAAAATGCGAGCTAAATTTAAGCAACGAAGAAATTTACGAGCTAGCTTTACAAAACGACCCTGAGTTTGCAAGTAAATTTAGCCAAAACGACTCTTACCGTCTCGAAAAATGGTATCAAATTTATAAATTTAGCGGTCAAATCCCAAGCATCTGGCTAAAGCAAAATACCAAAGAGAGCGTCATAAAAGAGCTTGCAATATTTGAAATTTTATGGGATAAAGATGAGCTTAGAGCTCGTATCGCAAAGCGAACGAAAAATATGCTAGATGAGGGCTTGATAGATGAGGCGAAGTTTTTATTTGACAAGTATAAAAGCGAGCCAAAACCACTAAAATCAATAGGTCTAAAAGAGTGCAAGAAGTTTTTGGAGGGTGAAATTTCAAAAAGCGAGCTAGAAACGCTTATCGCCACGCACACAGCCCAGCTTGCCAAGCGTCAGCGAACATTTAATAGATCGCAGTTTGAAAAGAAATTTGTTGGCGACTTGGCGCAAACTAGAGATGAAATTTTGAAATTTTTAGGCTCTGTTTGA